The Hyphomicrobiales bacterium genome includes the window GCTCGGCGAGCTTGCCGGCAGCACGGCCCGCGAGGGCCGCGAGACGGTCGAGCGCAGGGCCGACGAATATATTCGCAAGGGCCGCCAGCGGGCGGATGAGGCCGTCTCGCAGGCGCGCGCGCTGGAGGAGGATCTGGAGGCCAAGATCACCGGCAACCCGCTGACAGCCGTCTTCATCGCCCTTGGTCTCGGCTTCCTCATCGGTATGATGTCCCGGCGCTGAAGCATGCTGCGCTTCCTGACGGCGGCCGCACTGGCTATGCGGGTCGCCAATATCCGCGGCCTGATCCGGGCCGCAGCGATCCGCACGGTTCTGGCGGCGATCGGACTGCTTTTCGTCGTCGCGGCGGCAGGCTTCGGCCTGTTCGCGCTCCACATGGCGCTTGCCCCCCGGCTCGGTCCAATCGGCGCCGCCGGAGCCATTGCCGGCGCGCTGCTCCTCGTCGGCCTGATCCTGCTGGCCCTCGCCAGGTGCCCGCCGCGCAAGCCGTCAGCCGGTCTCGAAGGCCAAGTCTCCGCCAGCGTGAAGGAGCAGTATCAGCGCGCCGCCCGGGCGCTCGGCACCGGCGCGCCCTTCA containing:
- a CDS encoding LPXTG cell wall anchor domain-containing protein, encoding MLRFLTAAALAMRVANIRGLIRAAAIRTVLAAIGLLFVVAAAGFGLFALHMALAPRLGPIGAAGAIAGALLLVGLILLALARCPPRKPSAGLEGQVSASVKEQYQRAARALGTGAPFTNPIMLLAGAALLAGYLMGRRRKKRD